The Melitaea cinxia chromosome 21, ilMelCinx1.1, whole genome shotgun sequence genome has a window encoding:
- the LOC123664063 gene encoding neurogenic locus protein delta: MRAPTVLIALLGFLPQVLTSGSFELRIKSFTNSLGRLSSGQCCDGSSNSDAPCLAPCRTKFRVCLKIYQANIDTTSPCTFGDITTPVLGGNSLDVPNLNVEGFTNPIVFPFDFTWPGTFSLIVEAWHDTNETSRSDDSLIARMTKQSIADVGGPWIEEEQRWGGVAGAHLKLSYRVTCAAHYYGPGCEVLCRPRDDAFGHYTCSPSGEIVCKTGWTGDYCSKPRCLPGCDAEHGHCLKPDECICHSGWVGELCDQCERHPGCVHGTCSRPWDCICEEGWGGLFCNQDLNYCTNHRPCRNGGTCHNTGQGSYTCVCPPEYTGPDCEKSLHSCSVRPCQNGGACVPDEGGELSCACPSGYEGARCETRRLTCADQPCRNGGTCEPRPSGYVCVCPPGYAGPDCAVEADPCAANPCRNGATCARAGDGFRCSCKPGFRGNRCEIDIDDCAGIICEHGGTCVDLVNGQRCQCAPGFLGPRCETRVDFCLAKPCANGGECHVLDNDYECRCRPGFAGKDCSIDIDECASSPCRNGGTCRDRVDGYHCNCPLGWGGKSCTVSLADFAAAKPAGGHLRRVGDETPEEENLSGRHVALIAALSAAVPAAALAAAIAVACIRRRRKRAQNAADAEARAQNAANAGGGGRVIRNTWGKCEGPVPECQNAHNAAAEECKRKTLNTESAARLLAALDPRLSRLSADSAYCANSDTSLVKRALEGGGVYVLDDHCLPPTFATQV; the protein is encoded by the exons GTGCTGACGTCTGGTTCCTTCGAACTTAGGATAAAAAGTTTTACGAACTCGTTGGGTAGGTTAAGTAGTGGGCAGTGCTGTGATGGTTCCTCAAATAGTGACGCGCCGTGTTTGGCGCCGTGCAGGACTAAATTCAGAGTGTGCCTCAAAATATATCAAGCTAACATCGACACAACATCACCGTGTACGTTCGGTGACATCACTACTCCGGTACTCGGAGGAAACTCATTGGACGTACCGAATCTTAACGTGGAAGGATTCACTAATCCCATCGTCTTTCCGTTCGACTTCACGTGGCCG gGTACCTTCTCGCTCATAGTCGAAGCGTGGCACGATACGAACGAGACGTCGAGATCTGATG attCTCTCATTGCGCGAATGACAAAGCAGAGCATAGCTGATGTTGGGGGGCCTTGGATAGAAGAAGAACAGCGATGGGGTGGTGTAGCAGGAGCCCATTTGAAGCTATCCTATCGAGTTACATGTGCTGCACACTACTACGGACCTGGGTGTGAAGTGCTCTGCAGGCCAAGAGACGACGCATTCGGACACTATACCTGTTCCCCTTCTGGAGAAATCGTATGCAAGACTGGATGGACCGGAGACTACTGCTCGAAAC CGAGATGTCTGCCCGGTTGCGATGCGGAGCACGGTCACTGCCTCAAGCCCGACGAATGCAT ttGTCATTCGGGCTGGGTGGGCGAGCTCTGCGACCAATGCGAGCGACATCCCGGATGCGTACACGGTACCTGCTCGAGGCCGTGGGACTGCATATGTGAGGAAGGCTGGGGTGGCCTGTTCTGTAACCAAGATCTTAATTATTGCACTAACCATCGACCCTGTAGAAACGGCGGAACTTGCCACAACACGGGACAGGGAAGTTACACCTGCGTCTGCCCACCTGAGTACACTGGTCCCGACTGTGAGAAATCGCTTCACTCTTGTTCTGTTCGACCTTGCCAAAACGGTGGCGCTTGCGTACCGGATGAAGGTGGAGAATTGTCATGCGCCTGTCCGTCTGGATACGAAGGTGCGCGCTGTGAAACGAGAAGACTGACTTGCGCCGACCAACCTTGTCGAAACGGTGGCACTTGTGAACCGCGACCCTCCGGCTACGTGTGCGTATGTCCTCCGGGATACGCTGGACCCGATTGCGCCGTCGAAGCTGACCCATGCGCTGCAAATCCTTGCCGAAATGGAGCGACATGTGCGCGCGCCGGAGACGGATTTCGATGCAGCTGTAAACCCGGTTTTAGAGGAAATAGATGCGAAATAGACATCGACGACTGCGCGGGCATCATTTGTGAACATGGAGGTACTTGCGTCGACCTGGTGAACGGACAGAGATGTCAATGTGCTCCAGGATTCCTCGGTCCGAGGTGCGAGACTCGCGTGGACTTCTGTCTAGCGAAACCCTGTGCTAACGGCGGCGAATGTCACGTACTGGATAACGATTACGAGTGTCGCTGTCGACCTGGTTTCGCGGGGAAGGATTGTAGTATCGACATCGACGAGTGTGCGTCGTCCCCTTGCCGAAACGGAGGTACCTGTCGGGACCGGGTAGATGGCTACCACTGCAACTGTCCGCTGGGCTGGGGAGGGAAATCGTGTACTGTATCGCTAGCGGACTTTGCGGCCGCGAAACCCGCGGGTGGCCATCTCCGACGAGTAGGGGACGAGACCCCCGAAGAGGAAAATTTATCGGGACGACACGTGGCGTTGATCGCCGCGCTATCAGCAGCTGTCCCTGCGGCGGCACTGGCTGCGGCTATCGCCGTCGCTTGTATCAGGAGGAGGAGGAAACGCGCTCAGAACGCCGCCGACGCCGAAGCGAGGGCTCAGAACGCAGCGAACGCGGGCGGAGGCGGGCGCGTTATCCGCAACACGTGGGGCAAGTGCGAGGGGCCCGTGCCCGAGTGCCAGAACGCGCACAACGCGGCGGCGGAGGAGTGCAAGCGGAAGACGCTGAACACGGAGAGCGCCGCGAGACTGCTGGCGGCGCTCGACCCCAGGCTGTCGCGGCTCTCCGCGGACTCGGCGTATTGCGCTAATAG CGATACGTCGCTAGTGAAACGAGCGCTAGAAGGCGGAGGGGTGTACGTGCTAGACGACCACTGCCTGCCGCCCACGTTCGCGACGCAAGTGTAG